The stretch of DNA ACGAAAGGACTTCAAATCTTTTTGCCATCTTCCAAGCTGTAATGCTTACCAGCAAAGCAATTTAACTTTGCTGGTAGTCTCGTCTTTCGGAAACCAGCTTGTGCAAGAAGTTTTCATATTTGTAATTTAGATGACAGATTAATCGGACTTAACAATGAAATAACTTTACAAAATCTTTATAAAACTTTTTAGGTGCCATATCAAGAAAAGCAATGTAGGATAAGTTATTTACCGTATTTAGTCTGGAATTTAAAATATATTTTTTTAGTAAAGATTCGTAGAATTACTAGTCTTAAAGATAGACATCAGACCAAAATTGAAAAACTACCGAAAGGTTGATTTTTTTCTCAAGACCACTGTCTGTACCTTGCCGGATTGTTCAAGCTAGAAGCTTTTTTAAAATCTGAACAAAAACAATAAAGAAGATGAATTGTAGTTCTTAACCTTGATATGTCAACTTTCTGGTGCCGCGACCACTTCTCAATAAAGCTAGTAAGTTTCCATTAGTACTTATGAACACCGTTACACCAAGCGATATTGATTCTTCTACAGCTCAAAATTTTTCTACCCTAGTTGAACTGCTACGGTGGAGGGCACTCCAGCAGCCGGAAAAGGTAGCTTATACTTTTCTGATTGATGGCAAAAAAGAAGGTTCCCAGCTCACTTATGCTCAGCTCGATCGCCAAGCAAGAGCGATCGCTGCCTTGCTACAACAGCATAATGCCAGAGGAGAGCGGGCACTACTGCTTTATCCACAAGGTCTAGAGGTTATTGCCGCTTTTTGCGGTTGCTTATATGCCGGGACAATTGCCATTCCCGTACCCCCACCGGAAGCGGGGCGATTGAAGCGAACCTTGCCCAGACTGCAAGCGATCGCCAAAGATGCCCAAGCCTCATTAGTGCTAACCACCTCTGGCATTCTGTCTCTCGTTGAAGAGTACGACGAGAAAATTCCGGAATTTCAGGCAATGAGCTGGATTGACACCGAGCAGGTAGATCTGTCTCTGGCTGAAACCTGGCAAGATCCAGCCGTAACCAGCGATATGCTGGCCTATCTCCAGTACACCTCAGGGTCCACTTCCACTCCTAAAGGTGTGATGCTCAGCCACAGTAACGTAATGTTCCACTCAGCGAACCTCCAAAAAGCCTGTGGCTACACCCCGGACAGCGTAACTGTGGCGTGGATGCCTTACTTCCACGATTATGGACTGGTTGAAGGACTCATCCAACCCCTCTACAACGGTATCCCCTGCTACGTGATGTCACCCTTCGCCTTTATCAAACGCCCATTCCACTGGCTCCAGGCGATTTCGCGCTACAAAGTGACCCATAGCCAAGGCCCTAACTTTGCCTACGATCAATGCGTGCGTAGGATTACACCAGAACAACGCGCCACCCTGGACTTGAGTAGTTGGCGTGCAGCAGGCAATGCCGCTGAGCCAATCAACCCCCAAGTTATGGAAAGTTTTTACGAAACCTTTGCACCATCCGGGTTTCAGTGGAATGCTTTTTGTCCTGCCTACGGATTGGCTGAGGCAACTTTGTTAGTATCCTTCTCTGCACAAACCGCAACACCCGTTTTGTGCAATCTCGATCCGGCAGCACTAGAAAAAAATCGCATCGTTCCAGCCTCCAAAAATCAAGATATTGTACGAACAGTTGTTGGATGCGGGACTAAAGTTTGCGACACCAAGATAGCGATCGTGCATCCGGAGAAATTTACCCGATGTGCCGCTGATGAAGTCGGCGAGATTTGGGTATCCGATCCTAGCGTGGCTCACGGCTACTGGCAGCGACCCGAAGAATCGGAACGCACCTTCCGGGCACGCATCGCAGATACAAATGAAGGGCCATTTCTACGTACCGGCGATTTGGGATTCTTAAAAGATGGCGAACTATTTATCACGGGGCGCATCAAAGATTTAATTATCATCCGAGGCACCAATCACTATCCTCAAGATATTGAATGGACGGTGCAAGAAAGCCATGCAGCGCTTCGACCCGAACATGGCGCAGCCTTTTCAGTGATGGTGAATGGCGAGGAGCGACTGGTAATTGTCCAGGAAGTCGAGCGTCATACCCAGAATCTAGACACCAATGAGGTCATGGGAGCCATCCGTCAGGTGGTATCGGAACAGCACGAGCTACAGGTTTATGCTGTGGTATTGGTGAAGCCGGGAAGTATCCTGAAAACTTCCAGCGGCAAGATTCAACGTCAGGGTTGTCGAGCAGCTTTCTTAGCAGGAAGTCTAGATGTCGTCGCGGATTGGAGCGAAAATCCTCAAGCCACGGCAAAGTTTCAAAGTCTCAAGGGAGAAGTAGAATCCCTGTTGCAGAAAGTGCAAACTCCTAAATAGCGATTGGGAATTGGGAATTGCGAATTGCTTGCGATTACCCACACCGATAAGCCATTACCCATTACACGGAGAATTCAATGCATCAACTAAAACAGTACTGGGTCGCTGAAGCGCTCGAAAAGGACTTAGGCGATCCAACACAGCCGGAAAGCGTGATGTCTTTCAAAAGCGTCATGGAGCTGGACGAGCGCGAAGAATTTCCAGAAAAAGACGTTGAATGGCTTTATAACTGGAATCTTCATCACTACCACATCCCCGTGGAATACGGTGGAGAGCTGAAATCTTATGAAGAATTCGTCGCTTTTGTTAGAGTTTTGTCCAGACGTGACCTAACGACATCGATAACTTTTAGCACGCTTTTCTGGTCTGGTTTAGTTTGGATGGCAGGCACCCACGAACAGAAACAAAAGCTGGCAAAGTTTATTAAAGATAAACATGGTGCCATGTGTCTTGCTTATTCAGAAAGGGCACACGGAAGCGACCTAGTTGCTAGTGATGTGCAGGCAACTAAGGTTCCCGGTGGTTATCTGCTGAATGGGGAAAAATGGCCAATTAACCGAGCGACAATTTCTGGAATTTCAGTTGTGCTTGCCAAAACAGATGACAGTGGCGGGGCACGTAGCTTGTCGCTGTTTGTTGTTGATAAAAGTGAAATTGATCCAGCG from Coleofasciculus sp. FACHB-T130 encodes:
- a CDS encoding fatty acyl-AMP ligase; this translates as MNTVTPSDIDSSTAQNFSTLVELLRWRALQQPEKVAYTFLIDGKKEGSQLTYAQLDRQARAIAALLQQHNARGERALLLYPQGLEVIAAFCGCLYAGTIAIPVPPPEAGRLKRTLPRLQAIAKDAQASLVLTTSGILSLVEEYDEKIPEFQAMSWIDTEQVDLSLAETWQDPAVTSDMLAYLQYTSGSTSTPKGVMLSHSNVMFHSANLQKACGYTPDSVTVAWMPYFHDYGLVEGLIQPLYNGIPCYVMSPFAFIKRPFHWLQAISRYKVTHSQGPNFAYDQCVRRITPEQRATLDLSSWRAAGNAAEPINPQVMESFYETFAPSGFQWNAFCPAYGLAEATLLVSFSAQTATPVLCNLDPAALEKNRIVPASKNQDIVRTVVGCGTKVCDTKIAIVHPEKFTRCAADEVGEIWVSDPSVAHGYWQRPEESERTFRARIADTNEGPFLRTGDLGFLKDGELFITGRIKDLIIIRGTNHYPQDIEWTVQESHAALRPEHGAAFSVMVNGEERLVIVQEVERHTQNLDTNEVMGAIRQVVSEQHELQVYAVVLVKPGSILKTSSGKIQRQGCRAAFLAGSLDVVADWSENPQATAKFQSLKGEVESLLQKVQTPK